A stretch of DNA from Gimesia chilikensis:
TCCGAATATGCTTGATCCTGCCCGCAGGCCTGTCTAAACTGGAGACACGCGCTTAACTTTGAGAGTTCTCCCCATCCCGTCTGTCTCACCGTCAGTCGGGAGTCTGGAAATATCCCGCCTTCGATTTGGCTGTCTTCCACCAGTGGAACACGGTCAAATCCACAAAAACTCTATCAACGAAATGAAGCCGACCATGCACCTGTTGTTCCGAAGTCTTTGTGTCCTCCTCCTGTTTGCTCCCTGTTTCGTAGACCGTTCCAGTGCCGCAGGCGGAGCGTTTCCTGTCGAATCGAATCTCAAAGCGGGGGTTGCCAAGGTTGATATCACGCCCGCTGAAGTCAAAGATCTGGAGGTGGTGGGACATCGTCGCAAAGTCACCGGCGTCCGCGATCCTCTGCGGGCCGGGGTACTGATTCTGGATGACGGACAGACCAAAGTCGCCATCATCACGCTGGACCTCATCGGGGCCTATGAAGAGATCGTCAAACTCTCCCGGCAGGAGATCGAAAAAGCGACCGGCATCCCTGCAGCCAATATTATGGTGACCGCCTCTCACAATCACTCCGGCCCCGGCTTTAAAACCGAATCGGAGTGGGGCAAAACACTGATTAAAAAGCTCACCGCTGCCGCGAAGCAGGCGGCGGCTGACATGACCCCGGTGACCGTCGGATATGGAGTCGATGAAATCAGCTTTGGCATCAATCGCCGCAAGGTGATCAACGGCCGCGCTGTGGTACGCCTGAATGAAGACGGCCCCAATGATCCGCGGGTGAAGGTGCTCCGCTTTGATGATGGAAAATCACTGACTCCCAAAGCCGTTCTGATGCACGCGGTCTGCCATCCCTGTTTCTTCACCTGGGGCGACAAAGGATCGATGCCGTACCCGACCGGCTTTCCTAAAATGAGCGCTGACTTTCCGGGAGAGGCCCAGACCTTCGTCGAAATGTGTTACGGCAATCAGACGAGTTCACTCTTCCTGCAGGGGTGTGCGGGCGACATTCGTCCCAATCTGCCCGGGTATCCGTATCGCTGTGCCGATGAAGCCGACATCCAGTGGGCCGGCCGGGACCTGGGAAGCGCCGTGGTCCGCACGCTGTCCCGCAGTATGATCCGGGAAGAACTGGTAAAGCGTCCCAAGTTTTACCAGATTCGCGTCGCCAACACGGTCGTTTCGCTGCCCGGTAAAGAGGGACGCATCGACGCCGAACTGCAGGCCCTGAAAATCGGTCCCTACCTGCTGCTGACGATGCCCGGTGAACCGATGGTGGAATACGGGTTGAAACTGGAACGCGATATCGCCGATCGCGCGATTCCGATTATCGTCGGTTACGCCAACGGTTACATCGGTTACATCGCGACCGAAGACGCCTACCAGGTGGGCGGCTACGAACCCAATCGTTCCAGGCTGACCGCCGAAGCCGAAGCCATTATTCTTACCGAACTCAGCCTGCTGGCGGATCGGGTGATCGGCGATGTCTTCGAGTCGTTTTCCAAACATCCCAAGGATGTGCAGAAACGCGAAGCCTCCGAGAAAGCCCGGCTGAAACAGAAATAAACGTCAACCGGCTGGTTGAGCATTGTCTCGACACATTAGCGAAATCTTTCTGCGAGGGCAGGGCTGTCAGGCGCCTGCCCTCGTTTTATTGATGAGCAGAAAGATTGTTCCCGCCTCCGGAAGCTCAGTCTTCCAGTTTGAGAAAAGCGACGGCATTGTTGTTGTTCATGGGGATGATCAACTGCTTCTGTCTGGAATCGTAGCCCATCGAGGCGGCACTCGGAATGCCCGAAGCGATGACCTGGGCCGGTTTACCGGGGCTGATTTTTGAGACGCTGCCGAAACGGACACTGCTGACGTACTTGGTTCCGTCGGGCAGGATCACCAGGCCATCGTTGCCCCCTTCCGCGGCGTGCTCGGTGCGGAGCAGTTTGCCGTTATCCGGATTAAAAGTCATGACGTCATTGTTGCCTACATTGACCACGACCACATTTCCATCCGGATCGATGGCGACGCCGTTCGGAATCTTGAGCGGATCACCGTCTACGAAGATCGAAACGTCACCGTCTGCGGTGATTTTATAGACGCGGTTTTCCGGCTTCGAATTGGAAACAAAGATCGTCCCTGCTTTATTAACGGCAATGCCGTTCAGGAATGTGGAACCTTCCACAGGAAAGGCTTTCCCTGGTTTGCCGGTCGCGAGATCGAACGTGCGGACCACATCGATATCCGCGGTATACAGGGTTCCGTTGTGAATCGCACTTCCCAGTGGATGATTGAGCGTCAGGCCGTTGCGCGTTGCCCCAATCCATTTCGTGGTATGCACGGACCCGTCCGGATTCAACAGTGAAACATAACCATCATTTTTCGCCTGGTCCTGGGAAACCCCGGCATTCAACACGACGATCAGATTGCGGGTCGGGTCGTAGACGCAGCTCTCCGCAAAACGAAAACTGCCATACACCTTGACGTTGCTGGAGAGGGGAACGAACTCTCCGGCCTCATTGACGGCTCCCAGTGGTTTTCCTGCCTCAAACAATTTTCCGGCAGGTTTCTGAGCGTAGGCTATGTTGCTCAGCATTAACGTCGCCCCGAGGGTCAGAATTAAGAACGCTTTCATCTAAAGACTCTCCTGTTGTAAATGGGTAGTGGATCAGCTGAATTCGATAGATCAACAAGGTACCCGAATTCCCCTGTACAGGAAAGCGATCGCCGGTTTCCGGCTCTGTGGTTCAAAGCGCGCGAAATCGTCACAACCGACCAAACCTACTCTTCAGCTGAGGTGGTATCCTTGGTTTCGCTGGTCTCCGCCTCAGGCGTTTTGCGGACCAGTTCAGCCAGCCACAGGTCGCTGGCCCCATAACCACCGGGGCGGCCGGCAACAAACAGAAAGCTTCTGCCATCCCGTAATAACCGGGGACGTCCCGAGGGATTAGGATCGTTTTTAAAAGCGAGAACCGGCTCTGACCAGGCCGAATTCCAGTCGGGACGAGTTGAGTAGTGCAGCTTACCCAAGGCTTCATCCGGATCCGTTTCCAGAGCCTCTTTCTGATGAAAGAGATAAAACCGGCCATCATCGCTCAGGGAACCAACATTACCAATCCTTTGGTCAACGGGCAGTGTTTCCTCTGATCGTTCCCCAAAGAGGCTGTCTAAGGCGTCACGCCGCCAGATCATCAGGCTGCTTTCCCGACCAGGGAATTGATTCTCTGCAGTTACTATGCGGGGACGGAATGCGGTCAAACCGTCAGGGGTGAGCCGGTAATCGCGTCTGTGGCCGACGGCGATGGGGTCAGGGATCGCTTCCTGCCAGGGATCATTCAAACTCTTGCGTGTCGTAAGAAAATATTGTGAATTTTTGTGTTTGAATGAAAGACTCAGTCCGTCTGCTGAAATCTGAGGTAATGTGTTATACCCCTCAAGATTGGCTTCGGGGGGGAGAATTTCAGGATTAGACCAGGGAGCATCGAGTGAGGTGCGTGTCGCGATCCATAAATGACTGGGACTTTTCTGGTTTGATTTATCACGGCAGGTAGTAAATACGAGGGTGAGGCCATCGGCCGTGATGTCTCCACCGAACTCAAATTCATTCGAGTTAATCAGGGGGCCCAGATTTTTGGTCACCTGCCATTCCCATTCTCCCGAGGCCAGCAGGTCAGCCAGTGATGTCTGCGGAGTGACTGGTTGATCTGGAATTTGTTCCTTTTCAGCTGGCGCTGTGACGAGAGCAGGAACGGGTTCAGTGACCTCAAATGAATTTTCGCCGGCAGGCAGGGCGCCGATCTGATCAGACTCGCGTGGCCAGAGGAAGGCTGTGATGCCCACCAGCACAATCGCACACGCCGCTGCCAGCAGATAACGTTTCTGAGCAGAACTGGTGGAGTTGGCATATTGAATCGTCCCCGGATCACTGATGGTCGGTCCGGGATCAGACGGGGTATCAATCGTCTGTCGGGAAGGTTGAGGCACTTCTTTAACCGGCGGCGGAATGTGACAGTCTTCCAGGGCGACAATCAGCTCCCGGGCAGTCTGATAGCGGTCTTCTGGTTTCTTGGCGACCATTTTTTCAAAGACGGCTGCGACGGAATCGGGGACATCCGGGCGTTGTTTCTGTAACGGGGGAATGTCGCCCTCCCGGTGTTGGACGAAGACTTTGAAGATCGTGTTTCCGGTGTAGGGGGCTTCACCGGTCAGCAGGAAATAGAGCGTGCAGCCCAGACTGTAGATGTCGGATCGGAAGTCAACCAGATGCGCATCCAGCGACTGCTCGGGAGCCATGAACGACGCCGTCCCCAGAATCGCCCCGGCTGCCGTCAGTTCTGACTGACTGACGAACGGGCGGCCACTCTCATCATCGGTGGTTTCGGAGCCGGCAGGCGAATGTCGCAGTGAGTCGTCAATGTGTGCCAGTCCCAGGTCGAGAATTTTGACTGTTCCCTGATCATCCAGCAGCAGGTTGCCAGGTTTGATGTCCCGATGTACGATGCCACGTTCGTGCGCGTGTTGCAGTCCGATCGCGGTCTGGCGAATACAATCGACGGCCTGGTTCAGGGAAAGCGGACCGGAAGTACGCACGATCCGGCTGAGGTTGTCGCCACGCACATACTCCATCACCAGAAAATGGACCCCCCGGGCCTCGTCGGCATCATAGGCCCGGACGATATTTGGATGTTCGAGCGTTGCAGCAACACGGACTTCCCGTTTGAAACGTCGCACCTGATCTTCCGAAGCCAGCATCTGCTGTGACATCATCTTCAGAGCTACAATCCGGTGCATCGTGCGGTGCAGGGCTTTGAAGACCATGCCCATCCCGCCGACGTCGATCAGATCGAGGATCAGGTATTTGTCGATTAACAGCTCAGGCTCACCTTTAAGCAGGGCGGACGCCTGGTACGAGGTCAGCTTACCGTTGGTGACGAGTTGCGAAGCCAGCTGCCGTGCATCGGGGGGAGTCGTTCCAGTCGAAACCGAATCGCTGACCGACGCGAATTCGTCCGGCGAGAGTACGCCAACTGCGGACAGCTTCGAAAGAAAGTCATCGCAGTCGATATCTTCCTCTAGTTCGTCTGTTTCTTGAGTCGCAGCCGGTTCCGCTTCCTCATCCAGGTGAGGAATATCAGCCACGACCTCATCCAGCTTCTGTTCCAGCAAATCAACAGAGGGATCGGCGTGATTCAACAGCGACCTGACTTCGGTGAGCAGTGCTTCATCAGAACCACATTTCTGAACCAGCCAGGCGCCTCGTTGTTCCTCGTCCACTTCCAAAGCCGCCAGGAACGTCTGCTGGACTTTCTCCGCGTGTGAATTACTCATCTGCAGAATCACTTTCTGTGCCGGGACCGAGCTCGCGATACAACCAGGCTTTCGCATACTTCCAGTCGTTGTTGACTGTCCGCAATGAGACATCCAGCTGTTCGGCGATCTCCTCGCCCGTCAAACCACCAAAAAATTTCAGTTCCACAATCCTGGCTGCCCGGGGTAACTCGCTGGCGAGCGTCTCCAGGGCGTCATTCAATTCCAGGATGTCTAACTGATTGGCGTCATCGGCGACAGAAATGTGCAACGGAATTCCTCGACCGTCATTTCCTCCCCGTTTGAGTCGTTTTCGCTGCCGGGCGTAATCGACGAGCAGGCGACGAATAATGGTCGCGCCGGCGGCCAGCATCAGGGATCGATCTGCGGGATCCAGATTCTGCTGTTCCTGCAGTTTAAGGTACGCGTCGTTGACGAGCAGCGTGGGTTGCAGGGAATGTCCTGCACTTTCGCGACTTAAAGCCCGTTCAGCCAGACCATGTAGCTGGTCGTAAATCGATTGATCCCAGCTATTTGTGGTTCCGTCTGGCGGTACGGTCATCGGTGTGGCCTGCTGCTCTCGAATGAATCGGATGGGGAGAATTCTGTTCCTCGATAACAGAAATTCACTATCTGATTGATGAGACCCATTATAAGGGGGCTTCAAGCGGACGCAATGCCCCGGATTTCGTTTCTACCAGCGGCGGAACGAGAAAAAAATCCGATTTCGAAAAAGGTTTTTATTCGGATTGCACACATTTCCGCAGTCTGTCGCCAAGCTTATCACGAGGGGAACACAACCAGTCACAGACACCTTCAGGGGAAATCAACATGGCGATTTACGATTCCACAGACCACAAACTGGGCGATTACCTGCTGGGAAGAGCAACCGGATACTACGACAACACCTACAGTTCGCTGGGGGCAGAACATTACCGCCATGAACAGAAGCAGCGAGACGAGGCTCTGAGCATGACCTATCGGCCCTCACGGAGTGGGCCAGGCATTTTTGATGACGCTTTCGCCGAAGCAGGCGACTTCGGTTCCGAATGGGCCGAGACCATCATCGAGTATATAAGCGGCGCTTTCACCTGGGTTCCTGCCTGGACGGGAACGGTTCTCAAGCTGATCTGCGTCTTCCTGTTCCTGGTGGCAGGTGTGCAATACGAATTCACGGGCTGGGGACTGTTACTGGTCGCCGGTAGCGGATGGTTCGCACCGCGGATTACGGCAGGTCTGCTTAAAATGACCCTGAGTCTGAGTCTGTCGCTGGTTTATCTGGCTTTCATTCTGCTGGTCGCAGCACTGGTGCTCGGACTGACAGGCGGAGCCTTCTATCTGCTGGGCGTACTATTTGCGTAACAATTTTACGGGAAGACACCACTTTGAATCACAGCGGTACTTCCCCCTCAACGGAGAAAGCAGACTTCCAATGACCACTCTTCTTCAAAAACAACGCAGGGTACAACGTATGGCCAAAATCGAACAAAACAAGTCTGACACACATACCCTGGTTAGTGGAACCGAGAATACAACCACGGAGCAGAGAGGCTACTGGAGTTCGACAAAAGCGTCTCTTTTGAGTCGGTGGACCCGATTTCGAATTCAGCGATTTGCTTTGCCCGCAACGTGGGCTGCATTGGGAGCACATGTTTATCAGAACGGAACGCTGCGTAATCTCTATCGGGATCAGTTTGCACAGCTGGATGGAATGCATTCTCAGCAGGAAGTCTTGAATTTGAGTTTTAAGGCTGCTGACGGACAGGCTTCGCTGCTGGAAAAAGTCCGTTTGGCAGTCACATCACTTCCGCAACGGATCCGCATCAAACTGCTGCAGCGTAAAATCTCGCGTGCATTCAGTCAGCTGGGACGTCTGGCTTATTTCGAGCACCGTAAAACAGCCGGTCCGAAAGAACTCATCCTGCCGATCGTGCAGCTGCGAAAACGCTTGAAGCTGATCGAAC
This window harbors:
- a CDS encoding SMP-30/gluconolactonase/LRE family protein, whose product is MKAFLILTLGATLMLSNIAYAQKPAGKLFEAGKPLGAVNEAGEFVPLSSNVKVYGSFRFAESCVYDPTRNLIVVLNAGVSQDQAKNDGYVSLLNPDGSVHTTKWIGATRNGLTLNHPLGSAIHNGTLYTADIDVVRTFDLATGKPGKAFPVEGSTFLNGIAVNKAGTIFVSNSKPENRVYKITADGDVSIFVDGDPLKIPNGVAIDPDGNVVVVNVGNNDVMTFNPDNGKLLRTEHAAEGGNDGLVILPDGTKYVSSVRFGSVSKISPGKPAQVIASGIPSAASMGYDSRQKQLIIPMNNNNAVAFLKLED
- a CDS encoding serine/threonine protein kinase translates to MSNSHAEKVQQTFLAALEVDEEQRGAWLVQKCGSDEALLTEVRSLLNHADPSVDLLEQKLDEVVADIPHLDEEAEPAATQETDELEEDIDCDDFLSKLSAVGVLSPDEFASVSDSVSTGTTPPDARQLASQLVTNGKLTSYQASALLKGEPELLIDKYLILDLIDVGGMGMVFKALHRTMHRIVALKMMSQQMLASEDQVRRFKREVRVAATLEHPNIVRAYDADEARGVHFLVMEYVRGDNLSRIVRTSGPLSLNQAVDCIRQTAIGLQHAHERGIVHRDIKPGNLLLDDQGTVKILDLGLAHIDDSLRHSPAGSETTDDESGRPFVSQSELTAAGAILGTASFMAPEQSLDAHLVDFRSDIYSLGCTLYFLLTGEAPYTGNTIFKVFVQHREGDIPPLQKQRPDVPDSVAAVFEKMVAKKPEDRYQTARELIVALEDCHIPPPVKEVPQPSRQTIDTPSDPGPTISDPGTIQYANSTSSAQKRYLLAAACAIVLVGITAFLWPRESDQIGALPAGENSFEVTEPVPALVTAPAEKEQIPDQPVTPQTSLADLLASGEWEWQVTKNLGPLINSNEFEFGGDITADGLTLVFTTCRDKSNQKSPSHLWIATRTSLDAPWSNPEILPPEANLEGYNTLPQISADGLSLSFKHKNSQYFLTTRKSLNDPWQEAIPDPIAVGHRRDYRLTPDGLTAFRPRIVTAENQFPGRESSLMIWRRDALDSLFGERSEETLPVDQRIGNVGSLSDDGRFYLFHQKEALETDPDEALGKLHYSTRPDWNSAWSEPVLAFKNDPNPSGRPRLLRDGRSFLFVAGRPGGYGASDLWLAELVRKTPEAETSETKDTTSAEE
- a CDS encoding ECF-type sigma factor, encoding MTVPPDGTTNSWDQSIYDQLHGLAERALSRESAGHSLQPTLLVNDAYLKLQEQQNLDPADRSLMLAAGATIIRRLLVDYARQRKRLKRGGNDGRGIPLHISVADDANQLDILELNDALETLASELPRAARIVELKFFGGLTGEEIAEQLDVSLRTVNNDWKYAKAWLYRELGPGTESDSADE